The following DNA comes from Pseudomonas marginalis.
ACCTCAACCAGTTCCTGCAGGGCTACCGCAATAGCCTCGCATCCGCCGCGTGAGGTGCCGCCATGAGCCTCTCCCTCAAGCGCGTAGCCGAACGCCTAGGTCTGGGTCACCGCGAGCTGATGCAACGCATGCGCGACAAAGGTCTGCTGGATAAAAAAAATCTGCCAGCTAACCCAGCCGCAACCAAAGACTTCTTGGTCACCCGTGAGGGCCGCTGGTTTCACGAGAAGTACGGCATGCAATACCAGCGCACCACGCGCGTGACCGATATCGGCATCTCCTGGCTGGCCAAGCAAATTGGTATTGAGCGCCCAGCCCCACCCGCCGTGCCCGACCCGCGAGAAGTCGCGTAATGAGACAGCCCGAAGCATGGCCGCGCCAGTACGCCCGCCAGATCACGGCGATGCGAACCCGTGAGGAACGCATCGCCGCGCTGGCAGAAGTACCGGAGCACCTACGCGAGCTGGTGCGCACTCACGTCGAGATCGCCTGGAACCACCCCCGAGGTAACACATATGGACCGCAAACTGATTGACACCCTACTGATCGAGCTGCTGAACCTGCCCGAAGAACGCCGTACCCCTGAGAAAATTCTGGCCAACCTGACATTAGCGGCCACCGCCGCCGACGTTTCCCTCACCATCACTGGCGCACCACTGCAAATCGAGCACCTACAACTGGCGGCTGCTCTCGACCAGCTCGTCATCGATCTCGGCCCCAACTACCGTGCTCGCGCCATGCTGCGCCTTGGCTACGGCATTGAGGGAGTTGAACTAGGTGCCGTGCTCGAACCACTCGACAGCACCTCCCCACTGCCGCGTTTCGTGGCCTTTGGTAGCACAGCACGCACAGCGCTGGCAGCCATCAACCGCGACATTCGAGAAAGCCACCAACCTCATACCAAAGCAGCGCCGCAACGTAAAACCGGAAAATTGACGCTCGGCAGTCTCCAAGCGCAAGTAGATAAGGCCAACGCAGCATGACGGCCTCCGTACAGCGCGAACTGCGCCTGCCGAAAGCGCCCAGAAGTCAAACGGTTGAGCTGCTGTACCGAATTTTTGGGGATCTGCTCGTCCCCTTCGAACAGGTACGCGAACGCTATTTCAGCAATCTCAACCAGGACAACTTCACTCGCGCACTAACGAGTGGCCGTGTGGCGCTACCCATCACCACCCTGGATACCAGCGCCAAGCGTTCCCGCTTCATCGACATCCGCCATCTGGCCATCTTCATTGATACACAGGCGGATGCCGCAGACGAGGAGATGGCAAACACTCAATCTCACACGTTAACCGATACGCCCAACAACAGCTAAACCACCGCAACCGCTGCACCACCAGCCAAGCGGAACACAATAGTAGGAGCAAACCACATGACAGCATTTGAAGTTCTCGCATTGATCAGTTTCGTGATTGCACTCGCCATTCTGTACTGGGTCGGGTATCGAGGAGGATTAAAGGATGGCTGGAGCGAAGGCTACGACGACGGCCACGGCAGGGGCTATATCGAGGGCATTGAGGAGGGCGAGTCGTCGAGTGCTACCGCTCTTGAAAAGGCCACGCGCCGATGCGAACGCCTGGAACTGATTTTGATCAGGGAACCCCAGGACCGTCAGATCCTTCTGGCCATAGCGGGAAAACTCAAACTCGCCGCCGATTTCTTCCACGCAATCAAATCGGAAGGCCATGCAACTCAAGCACTGGTTTTGCGCGACCACGCTTTGAGCATGGCCGAAGAGTTGGGCTCCTTTCACCAGGAGGATCCAGCATGAGCCGCCCAATCCCAATGCTGCGTCTGACGCCCCAGGCTGCCGGAACACTGCAACAGCAGTACACCAAGGCCATGAAGGAACTGAGCGCAGTGACTCGCCATAACAAAGAGTTCGACCGGCAGTTGAAATCGCTGATCGGTTACGACGCCCTGCGTGAATTGCACAAGGCAACTGACAACGCTCTGCTGCTGACCGACCTCGTGAAGGAGGCCGCATGAACTGGATCCTCACCCACACCGGCAAACGTTTTGACCTGTTCGAACCTGACGCCGACATGATCGATCCCCGGGACATCTCCCACTCACTGGCACACCTCTGCCGCTTCAACGGGCATACCCGCGAGTTCTACAGCGTGGCGCAACACAGTTGCATCGTCGCCGAGCTGGTGCCGGAAGAACACAAGCTAGCTGCCTTGCTCCATGACGCGCCAGAGGCATACCTGGGCGACATGACCAAGCCACTTAAGCAGTGGATACATGCATACCAGGACTTTGAAGACTGGATATGGCAACGCGTGTGCCAGCGCTTCGACATCGCTGCCGAACTTCCTGCGTGCGTCCACCAGGCCGACTTGATTGCGCTGGCCACCGAACGCCGCGACCTCATGCCAACCGATCCGGCTATCTGGGATTGCTTGGTCGGCATACAACCCATGGCTGAAACCATCCGTCCATGGCCAGCCGCAGAAGCCCGACTCGCCTATCACCAGCGTCTGATGGACCAACTCGCTATCGAACATCGGAGGAAAGCGGCATGAAAAACCAACAGGAAAACATCAGCGCTGGTGCCGCTTTGCTCCGCAGCACCAGTGGTGTCGACACGCCAGTAACAAACAGTCTCTGCTGCGTAGCAGCAGGCATTACTGCTCCTTCCAGCGCCACTACCGAGGCACGTATACCCCACGAAAAGCTGCGCAGGGCAGCGGTCAGTGATGCAACGCTTACCGCTTCGGGCCACCCGCCCGCGCAGCCTTTTATGGGGTATACGCACGTTTCAGAACTTTTAGATTGCAATGCCACGCGGTTACCCGTGGAGCGATGAGGCTTATGCGCTACGTGACCATCAGGAAGTTCGCCAGCGAGTCTGGCTACACAGAAGACGCAATTCGCTCAAAAATCCGCGATGGGATCTGGCGGCTCGGTGAAATTTGGACCAGGGCGCCGGATGGCCGGACGCTGATTGACGTGGAGGGGTATGAATCATGGGTAGAGGTGGGCGGGGAGTTCGGGCAGTCTCCGATTCGAGTATCGAAATCACGTTCATGTATCGGGGCATCAGGTGCCGCGAGCGGATCACGCTCAAGCCCACCGCCACTAACCTGAAGAAAGCCGAGCAACATAAGGCTGCGATCGAACATGCGATATCGATTGGCACCTTCGACTACTCGGTGACATTTCCAAGATCGGCCCGCGCGGCAAAGTTTGCACCTGAGGCTTCAAGAGAGACGGTAAGTGGTTTCTTGACTAGGTGGCTTAATGCTAAGGAAAAGCACGTCGCCAGCAGCACCTTCGACGGCTACCGAAAGCTAGTCACCTTGCGTTTGATACCAGCTCTGGGTGACACAATGCTTGTGGACTTAAAGCGAAAGGCCGTTCGAGACTGGCTCGACTCACTCGAAGTCAGCAACAAAACGCTTAGCAATATCCAGAGCTGCCTGCGATCGGCGCTATCCGATGCGGTTGAAGAAGAGCTGATAGAACTGAACCCGTTGGCAGGCTGGACTTACTCACGCAAGGCGGGGCCGCCAAAAGAAGATGACATTGATCCTTTCAATCCAGACGAACAGCAAAAAATCCTGAGCGTACTCTCCGGCCAGGCTCGTAATATGATTCAGTTCGCTCTGTGGACAGGGCTGCGTACAAGCGAGTTGGTAGCATTAGATTGGGGCGATATTGACTGGCAGCGCGAAGAAATCATGGTTAGCCGCGCGATAACTCAGGCCAGCAAGGGAAAAGCAGAAACTACAAAGACCGCCGCCGGACGCCGAAGCGTGAAGCTCCTCAGGCCTGCGCTCGAAGCGTTGAATGCTCAGAAAACGCACACGTTTTTAGCAAATGCAGAGGTATTCCAAAACCCGCGCACGTTGAAGCGGTGGGCGGGCGATGGACCGATTCGTAAGACCGTGTGGGTGCCGGCGATGACGAAGTCTGATGTCCGTTACCGCCGCCCCTATCAGACCCGCCACACCTTCGCCTCAATGATGCTATCTGCAGGTGAGCACCCTATGTGGGTTGCTAAACAGATGGGCCACACCGACTGGACTATGATTGCCAGGGTGTATGGCAGGTGGATGCCGTCCGCAGACCTTGCCGCAGGAAGCAAAGCCGAACTGTTGTGGAGTGGCGCTGAAGATCTACTGAGGTTGACGATTGTGAAAAATGAGATAAGTTAAGTGTCCGAACATGGCGATCCCGAAAAGATTGTCTACTGCAATGAAACTGCATAAAGAGCCTTTCAATGAACTATTCAAAATTTTTTCACACTGAATACGATGAACAATCTCCCATCGGAAAAATCGGTCGAGGCGCCCACTACTCAGTGTTAAGCACTTTGCAGCAGCGTGACGAGCATCTTAACTTCATGAGCGAATCCAAAATCCAGCGAATTGGATTAATTTGGGATGAAGATCATGATGATCGAATAATAGAAGTTTTGGAGCGCGCGCTAGTTAAGGGTATCCTCTCTCCGGTACGATTCATTGGCGAGCGGAAGGGCGGCGTAACGATTATTGTTGACAAAAATAATGCACAAGCTAGGCACCCCGCTTTCCGGCAAACATGGGAAAGCATTTGCAATAGCGTTGATTCTGACTCTTGGGCGTTTAGTATAGAAACAATAGAAAACGATACAGGTATGATTATTCAAACGTCGAATGATCAAATCAAAACATACCTAACCAACATAGACAACCTGTGGTCTATTGGCCTGTTTGACTATTAACTAATCTTACACACACCAGAGAGCCCGGCCTTAACCGCCGGGTTTCTTCTCTGCTTTTGGCTCAACTTTAACTTCCTGCTTAGGTTTACCATAAAGCCAGTAAGCAGCTATGCCATACAACCCCAACACTGTCGCCGTGGTAGAAGTAATAAAAGCAATAACGACAGTATCAGAAAGCTTAAATGGTATATATTTATAGCCATCATAAAGCGGCGTAAACCACTGTCCAAACCCCTGTAGTAGGACTACCGCCAATATAACGAAGATCCACACAAGCGCGAGTCCGAGGAGGAATCGCGAATGAGACATCCGCATTCCATGAATGTCATCATCATGCTTTCGCTTCTGAGCCTGGTCTTCGTTATTAACAAACGCTTGGACTTCGCCAGCGATGATGGGATCAAGCAATGGAGATTGGGACGCGGTAGAAGACGGCAAAAATTCGCTTTTAGCTTGATCTTCGTTTTCTGTAAAAGCTCGAATTTCAGCAGCTACATCTGCATCCAGAAGAGGCGATTTTGATCCGGTAGAAGGGGGCTGAAATTCGCTTGGTGGTACTTCCGGCGAATTCCCGCCCTTATCATCAGAACTCATAGCATGGAGTGAGTAGGCTGAGCCAGAATCCAGCGATAAAATCCTTCGATCATATCGTTGGATATTACTGCATTTTGACCTTGATTACTCCACGTCACGCTCCAGGGTGTACCTGGCTTATGAGTGGCAGCCGACAATGTCACGCCGTCTGCTCGACCATAGATACTAGCCACTTCCCTCATCACTGCACGCTCTGATGGATCGAAGTTTTCCACCGGAGCTGAAGGAACATGCGTGACTGGGGAGGAGCGAAAATCCCTAACCGCCTGATAAACACTGCGTACTACTGGGCCATATTGCCAAGCCTGTACAGGCTCGCTTATCAACGGAACGCCATGCTTTGCCAGCATGTATCCGTGCGCAATATAAACAAGCTTCAGTAGCTGCATAGGCGTTACAGCAGGATCCCCAACCTCGCGGCACTCGTTAAGGATTTGCTGGGCAACTGCACGCGCATCTCTACTCATCGTTTTGCCCTCCTTGTTAACCAATACATATCAAAATGAGGCGCGAGTCTGCCGAAGTCAAGAGCGAATGTCAATTTTTCCTTGACACCACCGGCATGGCTCGTTCCTGTGCAAATCATAACAAAAACTGTATATTCAGACAGTACTTTTTTCGGCCGAGCGGCGAGTTGAAATGGCTACTTGTGACGACCGAGCTCCGAATGACAGCAAAAAGACAGCCTTAACGCTGAAAGCCTTATAAAACAAGATTCAGATGCGGGTTCAAATCCCCCCGGCCCACCATTTCATCATCTAAAGACGTCCACGGACGTCTTTTTTTGTGCCTGAAATCCAGAAACTCAAACGCTTCCCCTCCTATTTTTAAATCCCCCTTACCTCCAAGAAATCTGCCCCTCCATCCCCCCACCCTCCCCCAGTGGCCTTGCTAAAGCTTACCCCCCTCACGCCGATAACAGAGTGCAACCCCCTCTCTCACACACGGACGTGTCTCTTGCCCTTAGCCAAGCGCCCTTCCCCGCCCTTCAGCTCTCACGCACAGCTGGTTGCGACGCATTATGTCGCTCGCTTGTTCGACACGCCTTCCACGTCTGGAACACTTAACCGCCCCCAATCTTCTTGATCGATCAAAGGCTCGAACCTATGTCAGCGAATGATTATCTGCGCAACAAGATACGCCCCAGCTTTCTTGAAGGCCTGGATGCCGAGCCGGCGCCGGAGCCTGCTACGCCCGCTAAGGCGGAATTTCGGTGTGTCGAACCGCGCTTTACGCTGGAGCGCGATGTTGTGATGTCCGCCGAGCTCAAGCAGCAGTTGGCGGAGGCCGTTGCAAAGATCGAGCACTACCGCACGATTTATATCGAGTGGGGTTTCGCCACCGCAGATCCGGCCGGCAAGGGGACGATCCTCAATTTCTATGGTCCTCCCGGCACAGGGAAAACCCTCACCGCCGAGGCGTTTGCCGGCAGTCTGGGCAAGAAGATCATGCTGGTGAGCATCGCCGACCTGGAAAGCAAGTTCATGGGCGATACCGCCAAGAACATCGCAAGCGTGTTCCGCAGTGCCCAGGCCGAAGACGCGGTGTTGTTTTTTGATGAGGCCGACACTTTGCTGGGCAAGCGTTTGTCCTCTGTCACCCAAGGTATCGATAACGAAGTGAACGCCATGCGCTCGACCTTGCTGATTGAGTTGGAGCGGCATGAAGGCGTGGTCATCTTTGCGACTAACTTTGCGAAAAATTACGACGCAGCCTTCGTCAGCCGTATCTCTCAACACGTTGGTTTCGAACTTCCGGGCGAGCCGGAGCGGCAGGCTATCTGGGCGAAGCTGTTGGTGCCCGGTATTCCGCTGGCTGACGCGCGGGAGACGCTACTGCGTTCAGCAACGCAACTGTCGGCGGGGCTGTCAGGACGCGAAATGCGTACCTGCATGCGCCTGGCGCTGGCCAAGGCAGTCCGTATCCCGGATCAGCCTGCGTTGGCACAAGCACATTTACAGGACGCCATCGAACAGGTCGCCAGTGCCATGGCACAGATGCAGGCACATGGCGGCAAAACCAACACACCAACATTGGAAGCAGCCCGCACATTATTGGGCGTGCGCTGAGGAGCGAATCATGGGTCTATGGAACTGGGTAAAATCAACCGCGTCCTCTATTTACGAAACGGTGAAGGAGAAAGCCGTTGCTACGGTCAATTGGCTGGCGGACAAGGCGGAGACGTTTGTCGGCGATGTGAAGAACATCTGGCAATCGGTAAAGCCTTATCTGGCGCATGCACGTGTTGCCCTGACGACGCTGGCGAACCTCGCGCCATGGCCCATCGTCAAGCGGATGGCGCTGGGCCTGGAGAAGGTCCTGGGCTTCCTCGAAAATATTGAAAGCCATCCGTTGATGGCCAAGCTCAAACAAGCCATCGACTGGGTCATAAAATCCGCCAGGAATGTCCGGGAGAAGGTGCTGAACGATATGGAGATCAAAGAAGCCGAAGCCCGTGCGCAAGTATTCAAGGAGGGCGCCCAGCAGGTGCCCGCTGCCGAACGCGGCGTACTGAAAATCGCCGAGCTCATCAACGCTTACATATTAACCAAGGCCAAGATCCAGCGTGTGGTCAACAGCGAGCAGTTTGCTGACTTCAACCACTACCTGCGTGTGCGTGCCGCCCAAAAGCTGCTGAATTTCTACGAAAGGCGCATGACATCCATCGAAAACCTGACCGACGTCGATGCCGACATGATCGCGCTGATGGACATCTCTACCAGTTTGCTCGATGAGACACCGACCCTCACCCTCGAACAAACTCAAACCCTCAACGAACTCACCACCCTGCACTTCGGCAAGCCAGTCGTGCCGTTCGTCTTCGAGGAGATGACCCTCGCATGGGGCGCAGATCTGCGCCGCCTTGAGGTCCAGTGGCAAAAACTCAACCGGGACCTGGCCCGCGACAAGGTGCTGGCCAAACGGATGTCCATGGCCAGCCGCACCGAAGCATTGAGCGCAGAAGAACAAGTCGTGCTCAACGACCTTGAGCGCAATTTGAGTCGAGATACCCAGCGGCTTGAAAACCTCGACGTCAGCATTCGAGAAAAACGCTACTACGTATACGCGTCGGAAGGTTTTCTCCAGTTGCTGGAAAAAGATGAGCAACAGTTGATTGCCGACGACCAGGAATATCTGCTCGACCGCAGCGAGGAAGTCGGTTCACTGATCGCTCGCTGCGCTCAACAAAACTTGAAGTGGGCCTCCCTGAGCGAGAGTGAGCAAGCCCTGCTGATCGACTTCGGTAACATT
Coding sequences within:
- a CDS encoding pyocin activator PrtN family protein yields the protein MTASVQRELRLPKAPRSQTVELLYRIFGDLLVPFEQVRERYFSNLNQDNFTRALTSGRVALPITTLDTSAKRSRFIDIRHLAIFIDTQADAADEEMANTQSHTLTDTPNNS
- a CDS encoding phage antirepressor KilAC domain-containing protein → MSLSLKRVAERLGLGHRELMQRMRDKGLLDKKNLPANPAATKDFLVTREGRWFHEKYGMQYQRTTRVTDIGISWLAKQIGIERPAPPAVPDPREVA
- a CDS encoding ATP-binding protein; the protein is MIDQRLEPMSANDYLRNKIRPSFLEGLDAEPAPEPATPAKAEFRCVEPRFTLERDVVMSAELKQQLAEAVAKIEHYRTIYIEWGFATADPAGKGTILNFYGPPGTGKTLTAEAFAGSLGKKIMLVSIADLESKFMGDTAKNIASVFRSAQAEDAVLFFDEADTLLGKRLSSVTQGIDNEVNAMRSTLLIELERHEGVVIFATNFAKNYDAAFVSRISQHVGFELPGEPERQAIWAKLLVPGIPLADARETLLRSATQLSAGLSGREMRTCMRLALAKAVRIPDQPALAQAHLQDAIEQVASAMAQMQAHGGKTNTPTLEAARTLLGVR
- a CDS encoding phosphohydrolase — translated: MNWILTHTGKRFDLFEPDADMIDPRDISHSLAHLCRFNGHTREFYSVAQHSCIVAELVPEEHKLAALLHDAPEAYLGDMTKPLKQWIHAYQDFEDWIWQRVCQRFDIAAELPACVHQADLIALATERRDLMPTDPAIWDCLVGIQPMAETIRPWPAAEARLAYHQRLMDQLAIEHRRKAA
- a CDS encoding Panacea domain-containing protein, translating into MSRDARAVAQQILNECREVGDPAVTPMQLLKLVYIAHGYMLAKHGVPLISEPVQAWQYGPVVRSVYQAVRDFRSSPVTHVPSAPVENFDPSERAVMREVASIYGRADGVTLSAATHKPGTPWSVTWSNQGQNAVISNDMIEGFYRWILAQPTHSML
- a CDS encoding Arm DNA-binding domain-containing protein, translating into MGRGGRGVRAVSDSSIEITFMYRGIRCRERITLKPTATNLKKAEQHKAAIEHAISIGTFDYSVTFPRSARAAKFAPEASRETVSGFLTRWLNAKEKHVASSTFDGYRKLVTLRLIPALGDTMLVDLKRKAVRDWLDSLEVSNKTLSNIQSCLRSALSDAVEEELIELNPLAGWTYSRKAGPPKEDDIDPFNPDEQQKILSVLSGQARNMIQFALWTGLRTSELVALDWGDIDWQREEIMVSRAITQASKGKAETTKTAAGRRSVKLLRPALEALNAQKTHTFLANAEVFQNPRTLKRWAGDGPIRKTVWVPAMTKSDVRYRRPYQTRHTFASMMLSAGEHPMWVAKQMGHTDWTMIARVYGRWMPSADLAAGSKAELLWSGAEDLLRLTIVKNEIS